From Salarias fasciatus chromosome 5, fSalaFa1.1, whole genome shotgun sequence, a single genomic window includes:
- the apcdd1l gene encoding protein APCDD1-like, which produces MKCAEGGNMSNGRFSHLLRGVWLLWLWQAVSVVGTGSKLWEVPTGPFTLSSASNLSEGLHWEPHCQHHHLQDGVRITAHVPPRLDGTWVSTRCEVRPGPEFLTRSYTFHPSRHFQALQHYYADSGCEEPSYSLMVRGKIRPRQASWLTRGGTEAEHHLNKVGIVVHSLAAKQRLTSRLPPTCVDLSLGRAALGKLYELYNTRAGRGCLTALGFSMLEMDLVRVETQHHGHGGKVQELFLGDIHTDWTQRTQYRPTGYQQPLQNAMHHVHPCPVCALVYRSSEQRPPVLPRSPAAALSLAGRWVSQHCETRPNVLFLTRDFTFDPDQHAWEGVYRHYSDPSCSQPTFTLRASGHYAQGNPSVKLSGASEFVFKVTEVRATAMDEPTAKLLNGTRPGKCGRAGRWEVGAEQDLTLTDGCTVLGIKLPHKEYELFKMGFDHRKHPLLFVGERPTDGSSPDRPARRPTSFQAPMVLCGGEAAQPAHTGFSSRQVQPAAGGTGRPTRLGLLVFMSALCSPLFVY; this is translated from the exons ATGAAGTGTGCAGAAGGAGGAAACATGTCAAACGGACGTTTCAGTCACCTGTTGAGgggagtctggctgctgtgGCTCTGGCAAG CTGTGTCTGTGGTTGGGACTGGAAGCAAACTGTGGGAGGTTCCCACTGGACCCTTCACGCTCTCATCTGCCTCCAACCTGAGCGAGGGTCTGCACTGGGAGCCCCACTGCCAGCACCACCACCTGCAGGACGGCGTGAGGATCACAGCGCACGTGCCCCCGAGGCTGGACGGCACCTGGGTGTCAACAAG ATGTGAAGTTCGTCCCGGTCCTGAGTTCCTAACTCGCTCCTACACCTTCCACCCGAGCCGTCACTTCCAGGCCCTGCAGCACTACTACGCCGACAGCGGCTGCGAGGAGCCGTCCTACTCCCTGATGGTCCGGGGGAAGATCCGTCCACGACAGGCGTCCTGGCTCACCCGCGGTGGCACCGAGGCCGAGCACCACCTGAACAAGGTGGGGATCGTGGTGCACAGCCTGGCGGCGAAGCAGAGGCTGACCTCCAGGCTACCCCCCACCTGTGTGGACCTGAGCCTGGGCCGGGCGGCGCTGGGGAAGCTGTACGAGCTGTACAACACCCGGGCGGGGAGGGGGTGTCTGACGGCCCTGGGCTTCTCCATGCTGGAGATGGACCTGGTGCGGGTGGAGACGCAGCACCACGGCCATGGAGGGAAGGTCCAGGAGCTGTTCCTGGGAGACATCCACACGGACTGGACCCAGAGGACCCAGTACAGACCGACCGGGTACCAGCAGCCCCTGCAGAACGCCATG CATCACGTCCACCCCTGCCCCGTCTGTGCTCTGGTGTATCGCTCCTCGGAGCAGCGCCCCCCGGTGTTGCCCCGcagccctgcagctgctctctcgTTAGCCGGCCGGTGGGTCAGCCAGCACTGTGAGACCCGGCCCAATGTTCTCTTCCTCACTCGAGACTTCACCTTCGACCCCGACCAGCACGCCTGGGAGGGAGTCTACCGGCACTACAGCGACCCGTCCTGCTCCCAGCCCACCTTCACCCTGAGGGCCTCGGGCCACTACGCTCAGGGAAACCCCTCCGTCAAACTCTCAGGGGCCTCCGAGTTTGTCTTCAAGGTGACCGAGGTGAGGGCCACGGCCATGGACGAGCCCACGGCCAAGCTCCTGAACGGCACCAGGCCCGGGAAGTGCGGCCGGGCCGGCCGGTGGGAGGTTGGCGCGGAGCAGGACCTGACCCTGACGGACGGCTGCACCGTGCTGGGAATCAAACTACCACACAAGGAGTACGAGCTCTTCAAGATGGGCTTCGATCACAGGAAGCACCCACTGCTGTTCGTCGGCGAGAGGCCGACCGACGGCTCCAGTCCCGACCGGCCGGCGAGGCGGCCCACCTCCTTCCAGGCTCCCATGGTGCTTTGCGGCGGAGAAGCCGCACAGCCCGCCCACACGGGGTTCAGCAGCAGGCAGGTGCAGCCGGCGGCCGGCGGGACGGGGCGGCCGACACGGCTGGGGCTTCTGGTTTTCATGAGCGCGCTGTGCAGCCCGCTCTTTGTTTATTAG